In the genome of Lonchura striata isolate bLonStr1 chromosome 22, bLonStr1.mat, whole genome shotgun sequence, one region contains:
- the SPOUT1 gene encoding 28S rRNA (uridine-N(3))-methyltransferase — MAAAESGAGKRPRGAQVVDRKVDWRRWKQERKAETKKWKEIKLLKKLEKQRIRELAEQEAQTQEEQKEDRGRQHTLSVALPGSILNNAQSPALRTYLAGQIARACAIFCVDEIVVFDELGEDVKTVEGDFEGIGKKGKACVQLARILQYLECPQYLRKSFFPKHEDLQFAGLLNPLDSPHQMRMDEDSEYREGIVLDRPMKPGRGSFVNCGMRKEVQIDKQLNPGLRVTVRLNEPQNPEAKVRKGTVVSSHHPRTVSGLYWGYSVRLASCLSAVFSECPFKEGYDLSIGTSERGSSVDQVTLPSFRHALVVFGGLEGLEAGVDVDPNLEVTDPSVLFDFYLNTCPSQGSRTIRTEEALLISLSALRPHMEEAVKTPRDS; from the exons atggcggcggcggagAGCGGCGCGGGGAAGCGGCCGCGGGGCGCGCAG GTTGTGGACAGGAAGGTGGACTGGCGGCGCTGGAAGCAGGAGA GGAAAGCAGAGACGAAgaaatggaaggaaataaaGCTGCTGAAGAAACTGGAGAAACAGCGGATTCGAGAGCTGGCAGAACAAGAAGCCCAGAcgcaggaggagcagaaggaagacAGAG GCCGTCAGCACACGCTGAGCGTGGCCCTGCCCGGCTCCATCCTGAACAACGCGCAGTCGCCGGCGCTGCGCACGTACCTGGCGGGACAGATCGCCCGGGCCTGTGCCATCTTCTGCGTGGATGAGATCGTGGTGTTCGACGAGCTCGGGGAGGATGTGAA GACCGTGGAGGGGGATTTTGAAGGAATTGGGAAGAAAGGCAAGGCTTGTGTGCAGCTGGCTCGGATCCTGCAGTACTTGGAGTGTCCTCA GTACTTGAGGAAGTCCTTTTTTCCAAAACATGAGGATCTGCAGTTTGCAG GGCTGCTCAACCCCCTGGACAGCCCCCACCAAATGCGGATGGACGAGGACTCGGAGTACCGGGAGGGCATCGTGCTGGACCGGCCAATGAAGCCAGGCAGAGGCTCTTTTGTGAACTGTGGGATGAGGAAG GAGGTGCAGATTGACAAACAGCTGAACCCTGGTCTGCGAGTCACCGTGCGCCTGAATGAACCCCAGAATCCAG aAGCCAAAGTGCGGAAAGGCACCGTGGTGTCCTCGCACCACCCCCGGACAGTCTCAGGCCTTTACTGGGGTTACAGCGTCCGCCTGGCCTCCTGCTTGA GTGCTGTCTTTTCCGAGTGCCCATTCAAGGAAGGTTACGATCTCTCTATTGGGACCTCAGAGCGGGGCAGCTCCGTGGATCAGGTCACTCTGCCCTCCTTCAG GCACGCCCTTGTCGTATTTGGCGGCCTTGAGGGCTTGGAAGCTGGGGTTGATGTGGACCCAAACCTGGAGGTCACCGACCCAAGTGTCTTGTTTGACTTTTACCTGAACACGTGTCCCAGCCAAGGCAGCAGAACCATCCGGACAGAG gaagcgCTGCTGATCTCTCTGTCTGCGCTGAGACCACACATGGAGGAGGCTGTGAAGACACCCAGAGACAGCTGA
- the ENDOG gene encoding endonuclease G, mitochondrial, which translates to MLRARWALPLAVGAGLGAALTRRQHREHRQRGDAAEGLLARLPVLPAVAAASLPAPPGSGRTELSKYGLPGLAQLRSRESYVLCYDPRSRSALWVIEQLNRDTLSGSSDRAACDFQEDDSVHEYHRATNADYRGSGFDRGHLAAAANHKWSQKAMRDTFYLSNIAPQNPHLNQNAWNNLEKYCRSLARNNRNVYVCTGPLFLPRMEADGKMYVKYQVIGKNNVAVPTHFFKVLILEKESGEIELRSYVMPNSPVDDKIPLERFLVPIESIERASGLLFVPNILRRTSNLKAITAGKQ; encoded by the exons ATGCTGCGGGCGCGCTGGGCGCTGCCGCTGGCGGTgggcgcggggctgggcgcggCCCTCACccgccggcagcaccgggaGCACCGGCAGCGGGGCGATGCGGCCGAGGGGCTGCTGGCCCGCCTGCCCGTGCTGCCCGCCGTGGCAGCGGCCAGCCTGCCCGCGCCGCCGGGCTCGGGGCGCACGGAGCTGAGCAAGTACGGGCTGCCCGGGCTGGCGCAGCTGCGGAGCCGCGAGTCCTACGTGCTGTGCTACGACCCGCGGAGCCGCAGCGCGCTCTGGGTCATCGAGCAGCTCAACCGCGACACGCTCAGCGGCTCCTCGGACCGCGCCGCCTGCGACTTCCAGGAGGACGACTCGGTGCACGAATATCACCGCGCCACCAACGCCGACTACCGCGGCAGCGGCTTCGACCGCGGGCACCTGGCCGCCGCCGCCAACCACAAGTGGAGCCAGAAGGCCATGCGGGACACCTTCTACTTGAGCAACATCGCCCCGCAG AATCCTCATTTAAACCAGAATGCCTGGAATAACCTTGAGAAGTACTGCAGAAGCTTGGCAAGAAACAACAGGAATGTCTACGTCTGCACAGGACccctcttcctgcccag GATGGAGGCCGATGGGAAGATGTATGTGAAGTACCAGGTGATTGGGAAGAACAACGTGGCTGTCCCCACCCATTTCTTCAAGGTGCTCATCTTGGAAAAGGAGAGTGGGGAGATTGAGTTGCGCTCCTACGTGATGCCCAACAGCCCTGTGGATGATAAAATCCCCCTGGAACGGTTCCTGGTTCCCATCGAAAGCATTGAGCGAGCTTCAGGGCTCCTTTTTGTCCCAAACATCCTCAGGAGAACAAGTAACTTGAAAGCCATCACAGCTGGAAAGCAGTGA